The region tctgtctctcacctgTGCTCCAGGCCCTGCTGGGTCTCTGCACCCAGCAAAGATCAGTGCTGACCCACCAGTTCCAGTCCAATGCCACGGTTAGAGCCGGTCACCAGAATATTGAACTGTGCCCTTATTATAGAAATTATATTGAGCTACATTTAATTGTGAAAACTATCAAAACGATGAATTAAATAGCTTTCTGGCTAGTGTTTACAGACTTTGGAAGGATTGTTGAATCAGCGTTGAATGCCATTTGATAGCAGGGAAAATCGGGTCAGATGCCACCAGCGCGGCTTATCACAGACCTTTAAAATCTCCATTAAGATATGTATAAAGTTTGTTGGAAGTTAGGAACCTGGAAGTTACTTTACTTAAAGTACTGATTAAAGAAAAGGAAggatatattgtatatatatatatatgtatatatatatgtatatatatatatatatatatatatatacaaaacaatatatacatttatacatatgtATCCTTCATATTCTTTAATCAGTACTTTAGAGTAACTTCCAGGTGTCAGTACTTAACAAATGACAACGGAATGCAGTAGAAGAAACCTtcttggtactatatagaatgatttataaaatggttctatatagaactatctaAAGTGCATTGTCCATCAACCTAAagaatgcttctatatagaaccattttctttactaaagaacccttgaagagccgttttttaagtgtgtagagtGCATTAATGTTTACATTCTTATTGTTTGCGTTGTACACCAAACCTGGTCAATGCCTAAAAATGACAATTATCTGTGCTGTTTTATTCCTTTTGTTTGCAGCGTTTATAGAATAAAGGACAGGGCTGAATCACTCCTAAgtttccaaaatgaaaaatccaAAATGTCACCAAGCTAATCAAAattgtttaacattttaaacatgtttcaAGACAATAGTATATGTATAGTGCAATAATGGAAATGCCTTGTTGTATTACTTCTTCAGTATCACCATGGGATGCCGTTGCCTTCCCAGTCCAGTAGAGTTCCACTGTCTTCCTCAGTAAGGGAGGAGATCACTTTCAGCATGCCCTTCACACTGTCTACTGGCAGAACAGGGGCCTATGGGTAAAATAAGAGGATGAACCTTTTACAAGCTTTAACAATGACAATGTCCACCCATGTCCTAATCAGGGCTTGTTTTCCTAAGACAATGGCTATATCTCACTGTAAAACCAAATACATGATTAATAAATAGAGCAAATGCAAAAGCTCTAACATTTTACTTGCAGGTGGAGTAAGTCACGCTCAGCTTGTCTAATTACTCACCTCTTGACCCCCCATGTCAGTTCTCACCCAGCCGGGATGAATTGCCATGACAAGAATTCCATCTTTCTTAAAATCTTCAGCTAAACATTTAGTCAGCATGTTCAGGGCAGCCTAAAACAACAGAGCAGTTCAAAACTTAAGACGCACACAAACTCAGCCTTGGCTGGCAGTGATCAGGTAGCATGTAAGATCTCCACATTCCTGTCAGTCTGGCCTTGGTTCACAAGTTATGGATATCTGGAGTCCGACATCATTACAGCACAAAATCTATTGGGTTCCTTGCCATTATAATTGTGGCTTGGATGATTCTCATAATGAGAGATATTCTGTGTACAATTATTATATGTCACCTTGCTGATGCGGTATGCATACATTGGGGCCATGGCAAACGTCTCAGGGCACTTCTGGATGGAAGACACCAGTGTGGAGACATTGATGACAGCTGCTCTCCGGCATGACATGCTCGTCTGATCAGCGGCCTGTGATGCTGCCATGCGCAAGTATGGGAGGAAGTCCTGTCACCACCATTCAACATTAAATTTCAGCAGAGGAAGGTCATGAGGAACTaatcagattttaaatgcatgtcAGAATTTTGCTTTGTCATCACTACTTTGCAAGTCTCAGATTGTCTACTACTAAAGGCCATTAAGCAGTTTCTGTAAATACTATTACATAATCCAGATAAGGCACACCAGACAACACAGCAGCTTTTGTGAGCTTGACAAAGCTGCTTTTAAAGCTTATTGACCTTTGCAACAAACATGGGTCCCACCACATTGGTCCGGTACGTATCCACCATCTCCTTGTCTCCAGTGTTTGACAGCTCTAGATGGACATTCACGCCGGCATTGTTGATGATCAGATTCAAACTGCCATCCTTCAACTTGCTTCCCACTATCTTAGCAGCCTGGGAGATGCTATCCGGGCTAGAGGTGTCTGTGGACACATGGAATAAAAGGTAGAGGTGACTCTCTGTTAAAGGAAGTGGAGTCCCTTATGGTCTAGATAATGACCAAGTAAATGTgcggtacaaactccaaagtactagtTAATTATTTTAGGTATTGTGATTctgaaatacactgaaataccCAACAAAGTATTACATGCTAAATTACACTGGAATACCCAACACGTTGTACAAAGAAGGTTCTTTAAgcattctttaataaagacaatggttctatacagaactatgaacactcaaagaactatttcatgtttaaatgtttttttgcatggtgaaaaagtCCCTCAGACTGAAGAAAAATTTGTAGCATATGGTTcgatgtagaacctttttgaaaatcattgtatacagcaccaaaaggtgttcttctattgttataagcttgctgttgtaacaatagaagaaccctttttggtgctacatggaaccattttaCACCCATTTATTTTAGCCTTTTAAGTACTGGGTAGTTATATGGTATACAGTCTTATATATTATGTGCCTGTCTATTACACTCTTAATAAAGACCGTTTttcaatggttctatatagaaacattgacactgaaagaaccctttgcgtgattaaagggtCCGTTGCAtcataaaatggttctgctattgttaccatgtcaaacttgttacaatagaagagcccATTTTTGATGccatttagaacccttttcaaaaagaactctttcatgatgcaaattgAGTATGTTGAGTATGTTGTTATTTACCACTATATTACTCCAAATCTTTTTACTTTGCCCTTTATAAATTTAATAGCTAGAACCTGTCGTTTTGGTGTAATTTAATTAGGCTGTCTTGGTACTATCATCATATTATCCAAAATAATGATCCAGTATGTTGAGGTTTTTACCTCACTCTTACCTGGTTAGCTAATGTAAggaactgtaaaaaaaaaaaacaatacctGTTTAGCCATAGTTTTGAGTTAAGCTTTTGCAGATGTTGATGCAGATATTGAAGcatttgtaaaatgtagaaAGTGTAGAAATGCAACAATTATTTGTAGAGAGttacaaatgctgtaaaattttagcacagtagcccTAAACATTCTACTCTTTCACAGCACAATTAATGCATCATTAAATATCAGTCCAGCGCAGCATATTCTTAAGCAAATGTCTGGCAATACCAAGATGATTCAGATACCATTGTGCATCCCCAGTAGgttcactttttattttggatagtaaataatatgGTTACATTTGCATGGTTGACCTCAcgaaccctggttcctatccccaTCACTAACTAATCGGATAtattaagtttctctacaatgggTCATCTAACCATTcaatctcaatgactgaattatgcagaaatcttggCAAATCAGGAGAATTCCCATTTAAATTGTGTAGAGCAGTTCTCCAAGACCAGGGTTAGGAACTACTGTAATAGCAGCAATAGAACATGACTGTCTGCACTGTTACATTTATGGAGTCCACTTTTACATGGATGGAGTCATGCTGCCATGTGGCTTTTGAAAAGCATTGTACAGGTTTCCCACTATTAGTACATCAGTGTACGTCAATGATTTGTTGATatcaatttcattttaatatggAAGGGCATGCTCAAAATggtattcagattcagattcctttattgatcccagggggaaattgcagaattCCAGTTCCTTACCAAGCTGAATGATGGTAATCACATCCTTGTGCTTCTGAGCGAGCACTCTGAGCTCCTGCAGAGGAGACT is a window of Pygocentrus nattereri isolate fPygNat1 chromosome 7, fPygNat1.pri, whole genome shotgun sequence DNA encoding:
- the zgc:158868 gene encoding C-factor, whose protein sequence is MASRICNSVLVTGSNRGIGLELVCQLAGSPSPPTLIFAGCRDPAGPRAQELRVLAQKHKDVITIIQLDTSSPDSISQAAKIVGSKLKDGSLNLIINNAGVNVHLELSNTGDKEMVDTYRTNVVGPMFVAKDFLPYLRMAASQAADQTSMSCRRAAVINVSTLVSSIQKCPETFAMAPMYAYRISKAALNMLTKCLAEDFKKDGILVMAIHPGWVRTDMGGQEAPVLPVDSVKGMLKVISSLTEEDSGTLLDWEGNGIPW